A stretch of Blastocatellia bacterium DNA encodes these proteins:
- a CDS encoding TIGR01777 family oxidoreductase — translation MRVLVTGSTGLIGSALVPFLRAGSHDVVRLARTRLQVGENVILWDPEAERITPSELEGFDAVVHLAGENIAGRWTAEKKARIRESRVRGTRFLCETLARLERPPATLVSASAIGYYGNRGDELLREESSPGQGFLAEVAVQWEAATEPAAQRGIRVVCLRFGIVLSPRGGALAQMLPPFRLGLGGPIGSGQQYWSWIAIDDVLRAIQHALLTEGLRGPVNVVSPDPVRNREFVRTLGRVLGRPALLPIPVAAVRLLFGQMGEELLLASQRVEPIRLLASGFVFQYPDLEGALRHLLRKA, via the coding sequence ATGAGGGTACTTGTGACAGGCTCCACGGGGCTCATCGGATCGGCGTTGGTGCCGTTTTTACGCGCCGGTAGCCATGACGTCGTGCGATTGGCGCGCACTCGGCTTCAGGTCGGGGAGAACGTCATATTGTGGGATCCGGAGGCGGAGAGGATCACGCCGTCGGAGCTTGAGGGTTTTGATGCTGTGGTTCACCTTGCCGGGGAGAACATCGCTGGGCGATGGACGGCAGAGAAAAAGGCGCGCATTCGGGAGAGTCGAGTTCGCGGCACGCGATTCCTTTGCGAAACGCTCGCGCGACTAGAGCGACCGCCGGCCACGCTCGTCTCCGCTTCAGCCATCGGATACTACGGGAATCGAGGTGATGAGCTCTTGCGCGAAGAGAGTTCACCGGGGCAAGGATTTCTCGCCGAAGTGGCGGTGCAGTGGGAAGCGGCGACGGAACCGGCGGCTCAAAGAGGAATTCGGGTCGTATGCCTTCGGTTCGGCATCGTCCTCAGCCCGCGCGGAGGAGCCTTAGCGCAGATGCTTCCACCTTTTCGCCTCGGCTTAGGAGGACCCATTGGATCTGGGCAACAGTATTGGAGCTGGATTGCCATAGATGATGTCCTGCGCGCGATCCAGCATGCGCTGCTGACTGAGGGCTTGCGTGGTCCCGTCAACGTCGTCTCTCCCGATCCGGTCCGCAATCGCGAATTCGTGCGGACGCTTGGGCGCGTCCTTGGCCGACCGGCGCTTCTGCCTATACCCGTTGCGGCCGTGCGCTTGCTCTTCGGACAAATGGGAGAAGAATTGCTGTTGGCCAGCCAGCGCGTCGAACCGATTCGCTTACTCGCTTCGGGCTTCGTCTTCCAGTATCCGGACTTGGAAGGCGCCCTTCGTCATCTTCTCCGAAAGGCGTGA
- a CDS encoding 4a-hydroxytetrahydrobiopterin dehydratase: MKPLAEMKCEACRGDVPPLSDEEIAALSPQVPEWTIVEREGIKRLERTFRFRDFAEALAFTNKVGALAEEEDHHPAILIEWGRATVTWWTHKIRGLHRNDFIMAAKTDRLYAEEKPSASE, encoded by the coding sequence ATGAAGCCACTGGCCGAGATGAAATGCGAAGCATGTCGCGGCGATGTCCCCCCTCTCAGCGATGAAGAGATCGCTGCGCTCTCCCCACAAGTGCCGGAGTGGACGATCGTCGAACGGGAGGGGATCAAGCGGCTGGAGCGCACGTTTCGCTTCCGAGATTTCGCCGAGGCATTGGCCTTCACGAACAAGGTGGGCGCGCTGGCGGAGGAGGAGGATCACCATCCGGCGATCTTGATCGAGTGGGGACGCGCCACCGTCACCTGGTGGACGCACAAGATTCGTGGCCTGCATCGCAACGATTTCATCATGGCCGCGAAGACGGATCGGCTCTACGCTGAAGAAAAGCCTTCTGCCTCCGAATGA
- the lhgO gene encoding L-2-hydroxyglutarate oxidase: MSARLYDVALIGGGLVGLATARALLESLQRCSLVVLEAEPRLAAHQSGRNSGVIHSGLYYRPGSLKARTCVEGRRALYRFLEEQQIPHERCGKLVIATSERELPILADLQRRGHMNGLQGLRWLRSGEIPDYEPHARGLAALWVPEAGITDFALVAQALARDISQRGGEVRTSARALRVHRRSSEIIVETTTGEVRCRVLVGCAGLQADRVARLCGLHPDLRIIPFRGDYYELIPERRALVRNLIYPVPDPELPFLGVHFTRRVDGRVEVGPNAALAFKREGYTRWSISARDVGEMFAFSGFWRLIARYGRVGLREMALSFSRRAFARALERLVPDIRPQDLRPAPSGVRAQAVNSSGRLVDDFHILEAERMVHVLNAPSPAATASLRIGEIIAARVRAHLEG, translated from the coding sequence GTGAGCGCGCGACTGTACGATGTAGCGCTCATCGGCGGTGGACTCGTTGGGCTCGCTACGGCGCGCGCCCTTCTGGAGTCACTGCAGCGGTGTTCGCTCGTCGTCTTGGAGGCTGAGCCTCGCCTGGCTGCTCATCAAAGTGGGCGCAATAGCGGCGTCATCCATTCGGGCCTTTACTATCGCCCCGGTTCGCTCAAAGCGCGCACGTGCGTCGAGGGACGTCGGGCACTTTATCGCTTCTTGGAGGAACAGCAAATCCCGCATGAGCGCTGTGGGAAGTTGGTGATCGCGACGTCTGAGCGCGAGCTCCCCATTTTGGCCGATCTGCAGCGGCGCGGCCACATGAACGGCCTTCAAGGCCTCCGATGGTTGCGCTCGGGAGAGATCCCGGACTACGAGCCACATGCGCGCGGACTCGCCGCTCTTTGGGTTCCGGAAGCGGGGATCACTGATTTCGCGCTCGTCGCCCAAGCGCTGGCGCGTGACATCAGCCAACGCGGTGGGGAAGTACGGACCAGTGCTCGCGCCTTGCGCGTGCATCGTCGGAGCTCGGAGATCATCGTGGAGACGACGACCGGCGAGGTCCGATGTCGTGTTCTTGTCGGATGCGCCGGTCTTCAAGCCGATCGCGTGGCGCGCCTTTGCGGTCTTCATCCCGATCTGCGGATCATCCCTTTTCGCGGGGACTATTACGAGCTGATTCCCGAACGGCGCGCCTTGGTCAGGAATCTCATCTATCCCGTCCCTGATCCGGAGTTGCCGTTCCTCGGCGTTCATTTCACCCGTCGCGTGGATGGACGCGTCGAGGTGGGTCCGAACGCCGCGCTCGCGTTCAAACGCGAGGGGTATACGCGGTGGAGCATCTCCGCACGAGATGTGGGAGAGATGTTCGCCTTCTCCGGCTTCTGGCGCTTGATCGCCCGCTATGGACGGGTGGGCCTTCGTGAGATGGCGCTCAGCTTCAGCCGGCGCGCATTCGCCCGCGCGCTCGAACGGCTCGTCCCGGACATTCGTCCTCAAGACCTACGGCCTGCGCCTTCTGGCGTGCGCGCTCAGGCCGTGAATTCATCGGGTCGGCTCGTGGACGATTTTCACATCCTCGAAGCCGAGCGCATGGTGCATGTTCTCAACGCTCCTTCACCCGCGGCGACGGCCTCATTGCGCATCGGAGAGATCATCGCCGCTCGCGTCCGCGCGCATTTGGAGGGATGA
- a CDS encoding enoyl-CoA hydratase/isomerase family protein: MERFQGKALSWEVRDGIVELQLHREPCNEIGSLMLEELERFAWALDELTEKAHVVILYSAVRCGFSAGADLRELYERARDLDVAERTAGVRKFLERIHRVLNRLDATPLVTIAAVHGVVFGGGLELALACDLIIAEKMARFGFPELRLGLIPGFGGIPRLKRDVGNGVVRDLLLTGRSINAARAHAAGLVSQLVAEGQALAVARTTAAQIVKFDSKVRRIAKRFIKPIPYEDLRQEIDLFCELFARPEVIENLRRFVESRSPLPYLP; encoded by the coding sequence ATGGAGCGATTTCAGGGGAAAGCGCTCTCGTGGGAGGTGAGGGATGGCATCGTGGAGCTTCAGCTCCATCGCGAGCCATGCAACGAGATCGGCTCGCTGATGCTAGAGGAGTTGGAGCGATTCGCCTGGGCGTTGGATGAGCTGACGGAAAAAGCGCACGTCGTCATCCTCTACAGCGCCGTGCGCTGTGGGTTCAGCGCCGGAGCCGATTTGCGGGAGCTGTACGAACGCGCGCGAGATTTGGACGTGGCCGAACGCACGGCCGGCGTGCGGAAGTTCCTCGAACGCATCCATCGCGTCCTCAATCGGCTCGATGCGACGCCGCTTGTGACAATTGCGGCTGTGCACGGCGTGGTGTTCGGTGGAGGATTGGAACTGGCCCTGGCGTGCGACCTCATCATCGCCGAGAAGATGGCGCGGTTCGGTTTTCCGGAATTGCGATTGGGATTGATCCCGGGCTTCGGGGGCATTCCGCGCTTGAAGCGAGACGTGGGCAATGGTGTCGTGCGCGATCTCCTGCTGACGGGGCGCAGCATCAACGCTGCGCGCGCACACGCTGCGGGACTCGTCAGCCAATTGGTGGCCGAAGGGCAAGCGCTCGCGGTCGCTCGAACGACGGCAGCACAGATCGTGAAATTTGATTCCAAGGTGCGCCGAATTGCGAAGCGCTTCATCAAGCCGATCCCTTACGAGGATCTGCGCCAGGAGATTGACCTCTTCTGCGAGTTATTCGCGCGGCCCGAAGTGATAGAGAACCTGCGCCGTTTCGTGGAGAGTCGGAGTCCGTTGCCGTACCTCCCGTGA